A window of Rhizobium acidisoli contains these coding sequences:
- a CDS encoding acyl-CoA thioesterase, whose protein sequence is MTDAAKPRGELTLRTLAMPGDANPAGDIFGGWVMAQMDLASGIRAAERAKGRVVTAAVKEMAFELPVKIGDTMSVYTDIERVGRTSITLIVEAWAHRARYAKMEKVTAATFIMVALDEEGKPKAVPAE, encoded by the coding sequence ATGACCGATGCCGCCAAGCCGAGAGGCGAACTGACGCTGCGCACGCTCGCAATGCCGGGTGATGCCAACCCGGCCGGCGATATCTTCGGCGGCTGGGTCATGGCGCAGATGGACCTTGCATCCGGCATTCGCGCCGCCGAGCGCGCCAAGGGCCGCGTCGTCACCGCCGCCGTCAAGGAGATGGCCTTCGAACTGCCGGTCAAGATCGGCGACACGATGTCGGTCTATACCGATATCGAGCGCGTCGGCCGCACCTCGATCACCCTGATCGTCGAAGCTTGGGCGCATCGTGCCCGCTATGCCAAGATGGAGAAGGTTACCGCCGCCACCTTCATTATGGTGGCGCTCGACGAAGAGGGCAAACCGAAGGCCGTCCCCGCGGAGTAA